A genomic stretch from Polyangium spumosum includes:
- a CDS encoding PDZ domain-containing protein → MSVRAARALLLVFFLGLGLACAADPKKGSIGAVLSRHNDTGALYVRDLSPGLAAERAGLLPGDELVMIEGRYVRDLDAKEIRALLRGDVGSSVRLTIVRGEEVRRVRVERRALLDAKKEERPRTETIAE, encoded by the coding sequence ATGTCCGTGCGCGCCGCTCGAGCGCTGCTGCTCGTGTTTTTCCTGGGTCTCGGGCTCGCGTGCGCGGCCGACCCGAAGAAGGGCTCCATCGGCGCCGTGCTCTCGCGGCACAACGACACGGGCGCGCTCTACGTGCGTGACCTGTCCCCGGGCCTCGCCGCCGAGCGCGCGGGGCTCTTGCCGGGCGACGAGCTCGTCATGATCGAGGGCCGCTACGTGCGTGACCTCGACGCGAAGGAGATCCGCGCGCTCCTGCGCGGCGACGTCGGTTCGTCCGTGCGCCTCACGATCGTGCGTGGGGAAGAGGTGCGAAGGGTGCGCGTCGAGCGTCGCGCCCTGCTCGACGCGAAGAAGGAAGAGCGCCCGCGCACCGAGACGATCGCCGAGTGA
- a CDS encoding NAD(P)/FAD-dependent oxidoreductase, producing MERARYPGAMEKRGWDVLILGGGPGGSTLAASLARRGRRALVLERERFPRFHIGESLLPRSREVFEELGVDEELDRRFLRKYGARFLCGATGRESTYRFAESFEPRFHHAYQVERAEFDQVLLEHARKLGAEVREEWEAKDVLFDGSRAVGVRAKNLREPSEVVELFAPIVVDATGRDTLLASRTRRKASITRLDKTALFSHYRGAFRQSGQDEGNIQIVIFEHGWFWFIPFRGDVTSVGVVVSSSWMQQKQKGEPLEAFYDRTFARSPLAAELIAGAERLRPVSALADFSYRVDQLAGDGWLFVGDAGGFLDPLFSTGAHLAIKGGALAAEAIDQALRAGDVSRASFVAYEANVRYAVDLFLGVVQSFYAGQFRETLFEPNQRPTIRKIITSMLSGDVFHVDRRPPWASFLRDHYPAELPTFA from the coding sequence GTGGAGCGAGCGCGATATCCAGGGGCGATGGAGAAGCGTGGCTGGGATGTGTTGATCCTGGGGGGCGGGCCCGGTGGGTCCACGCTCGCCGCGAGCCTCGCGCGACGTGGGCGGCGGGCGCTCGTGCTCGAACGAGAGAGGTTCCCGCGGTTTCACATCGGCGAGTCGCTCTTGCCTCGTTCGCGTGAGGTCTTCGAGGAGCTCGGCGTGGACGAGGAGCTCGATCGGAGGTTCTTGCGCAAGTACGGCGCGCGTTTCCTCTGCGGGGCGACGGGGCGCGAGAGCACGTACCGCTTCGCGGAGAGCTTCGAGCCGAGGTTCCATCACGCCTATCAGGTCGAGCGGGCCGAGTTCGATCAGGTGCTGCTCGAGCACGCGCGCAAGCTCGGCGCCGAGGTGCGGGAAGAGTGGGAGGCGAAGGACGTGCTCTTCGATGGGAGCCGCGCCGTCGGGGTGCGCGCGAAGAACCTCCGCGAGCCCTCCGAGGTGGTGGAGCTCTTCGCGCCGATCGTCGTCGACGCGACGGGGCGCGACACGCTCCTGGCGTCACGGACGCGGCGCAAGGCGAGCATCACGCGGCTCGACAAGACCGCGCTGTTCTCGCACTACCGAGGCGCGTTCCGGCAGAGCGGGCAGGACGAGGGGAACATCCAGATCGTGATCTTCGAGCACGGTTGGTTCTGGTTCATCCCCTTCCGCGGAGACGTGACGAGCGTGGGCGTGGTCGTCTCGTCTTCGTGGATGCAGCAGAAGCAGAAGGGCGAGCCGCTCGAAGCCTTTTACGATCGTACGTTCGCTCGATCGCCGCTCGCGGCCGAGCTCATCGCGGGCGCGGAGCGGCTCCGGCCCGTGAGCGCGCTGGCGGATTTCTCGTATCGCGTCGACCAGCTCGCGGGGGATGGCTGGCTCTTCGTCGGCGACGCCGGCGGCTTCCTCGATCCGCTGTTCTCGACGGGCGCGCACCTCGCGATCAAGGGCGGCGCGCTCGCGGCCGAGGCGATCGATCAGGCGCTCCGCGCGGGCGACGTGTCGCGCGCGTCGTTCGTCGCGTACGAGGCGAACGTGCGGTACGCCGTCGATCTCTTCCTCGGCGTCGTGCAGAGCTTCTACGCGGGGCAGTTCCGCGAGACGTTGTTCGAGCCGAACCAGCGCCCGACGATCCGGAAGATCATCACGTCGATGCTCTCGGGCGACGTCTTCCACGTCGATCGCCGCCCGCCGTGGGCCTCGTTCCTCCGCGATCACTACCCCGCCGAGCTGCCCACGTTCGCCTGA
- a CDS encoding DNA methyltransferase, giving the protein MRERTKPSERTKPNVRRALSHVGGETTIEGDPSRGALLVAALDVPPSEVAEEAARAHVHGFHSYPARMHPVTAQRLVESFSRPGDAVLDPFCGSGTVLVEARLLGRKAVGVDANPLAVRLAALKLRDTTEADRAALLEAARAVAAFADERRKAKSGPTRRYGPEDLALFDRHVLLELDGVRAGIDRVDGLTTRAELELVLSSILTKLSRRTSDTSERELERRIASGYAARLFVRKAEELAQRRAEVETRLASAPPARVLEGDARRLEGIDDRSIDLVVTSPPYPGVYDYLAHHEARLRWLRLRPERFERAEIGARRRLDPMGPSEGVTRWEREIGDVLAALGRVMRPRACAILLLADSVVAGRPVYSVDVIRRVAPRAFLRLDAVASQPRPHFHAPTARAFASRPRREHAILLIRD; this is encoded by the coding sequence ATGCGCGAACGAACCAAGCCAAGCGAGCGGACGAAGCCCAACGTGCGCCGCGCGCTCTCCCACGTCGGTGGCGAGACGACCATCGAGGGGGATCCCAGCCGCGGCGCGTTGCTCGTCGCGGCGCTCGACGTGCCCCCGTCCGAGGTCGCCGAGGAGGCCGCGCGCGCGCACGTGCACGGCTTCCACAGCTACCCGGCGCGTATGCACCCGGTCACCGCGCAGCGGCTCGTCGAGTCCTTCTCGCGCCCCGGCGACGCCGTGCTCGATCCGTTCTGCGGCAGCGGCACGGTGCTCGTCGAGGCGCGTCTCCTTGGCCGAAAGGCCGTCGGCGTCGACGCGAACCCGCTCGCCGTGCGCCTCGCCGCGCTCAAGCTTCGCGACACCACGGAGGCCGATCGCGCCGCGCTCCTCGAGGCCGCGCGCGCGGTCGCGGCCTTCGCCGACGAGCGCCGCAAGGCCAAGAGTGGACCCACGCGGCGTTACGGCCCGGAAGACCTCGCCCTCTTCGATCGTCACGTCCTCCTCGAGCTCGACGGCGTGCGCGCCGGGATCGATCGCGTCGATGGCCTCACCACGCGCGCCGAGCTCGAGCTCGTGCTCTCGTCGATCCTCACCAAATTGAGCCGCCGCACCTCCGACACCTCCGAGCGCGAGCTCGAGCGCCGCATCGCCTCGGGTTACGCCGCGCGCCTCTTCGTGCGCAAGGCCGAGGAGCTCGCGCAGCGCCGCGCCGAGGTCGAGACGAGGCTCGCGTCCGCGCCGCCCGCGCGTGTGCTCGAAGGCGACGCGCGCCGCCTCGAGGGCATCGACGATCGCTCGATCGACCTCGTCGTCACGTCACCGCCGTATCCGGGCGTCTACGACTACCTCGCGCATCACGAGGCGCGCCTGCGCTGGCTCCGCCTTCGCCCCGAGCGCTTCGAGCGCGCCGAGATCGGCGCTCGTCGCAGGCTCGATCCCATGGGCCCCTCGGAGGGCGTGACGCGCTGGGAGCGCGAGATCGGCGACGTCCTCGCCGCGCTCGGCCGCGTCATGCGCCCCAGGGCGTGCGCGATCCTCCTGCTCGCCGACAGCGTCGTCGCGGGTCGCCCCGTCTACTCCGTCGACGTCATCCGCCGCGTGGCGCCGCGCGCGTTTCTCCGCCTCGACGCCGTCGCTTCGCAGCCGCGCCCGCACTTCCACGCGCCCACCGCCCGCGCCTTCGCCTCGCGCCCGCGCCGGGAGCACGCGATCCTGCTCATCCGCGACTAG
- the metK gene encoding methionine adenosyltransferase, whose amino-acid sequence MRRYQFTSESVTEGHPDKICDQISDAILDGILAQDPGARVACETMVKTGMAIVAGEITTTAWVDMPVVVRNTIKDIGYTDSSMGFDFETCAVLTAIEKQSPDISRGVTEGEGLFKEQGAGDQGLMFGYATDETPELMPAPISFAHRMARKLAEVRKSKKVGWLRPDGKTQVTIEYENDVPVRIAAVVLSTQHGPDVKHKEIVEAMRSLVIDKVVPQKLVDKNTKFYINPTGRFVIGGPYGDAGLTGRKIIVDTYGGMGRHGGGAFSGKDPSKVDRSACYYARYVAKNVVAAKLAARCEVQIAYAIGVAQPVGVNVNTFGTGRVADEVLEKYILESFDMRPKAIIEQLDLLKPIYRKTAAYGHFGRDDFSWEKTDRAAKMADDLLRPTVSAAAGTNGSSHTNGTGKKDQKKRKKASAASPEA is encoded by the coding sequence ATGCGCCGTTACCAGTTCACGTCCGAGTCCGTCACGGAAGGCCATCCCGACAAGATTTGCGACCAGATCTCCGACGCCATCCTCGACGGCATCCTCGCGCAGGATCCGGGAGCGCGCGTCGCGTGCGAGACGATGGTCAAGACCGGCATGGCGATCGTGGCCGGCGAGATCACGACGACGGCCTGGGTCGACATGCCCGTGGTCGTTCGCAACACGATCAAGGACATCGGCTACACGGACTCGTCGATGGGCTTCGACTTCGAGACGTGCGCGGTGCTCACGGCGATCGAGAAGCAGAGCCCGGACATCTCGCGCGGCGTGACGGAGGGCGAGGGCCTGTTCAAGGAGCAGGGAGCGGGGGACCAGGGCCTGATGTTCGGGTACGCCACGGACGAGACGCCCGAGCTCATGCCGGCGCCGATCTCCTTCGCGCACCGCATGGCCCGCAAGCTCGCCGAGGTCCGCAAGTCGAAGAAGGTCGGCTGGCTCCGGCCCGACGGCAAGACGCAGGTGACGATCGAGTACGAGAACGACGTCCCCGTGCGTATCGCGGCGGTCGTGCTCTCGACGCAGCACGGGCCCGACGTCAAGCACAAGGAGATCGTCGAGGCGATGCGCTCGCTCGTCATCGACAAGGTCGTGCCGCAGAAGCTCGTCGACAAGAACACGAAGTTCTACATCAACCCGACGGGCCGGTTCGTCATCGGCGGCCCTTACGGCGACGCGGGCCTCACGGGCCGCAAGATCATCGTCGACACGTACGGCGGCATGGGCCGGCACGGCGGCGGCGCCTTCAGCGGCAAGGACCCGTCGAAGGTCGACCGCTCGGCCTGTTACTACGCGCGTTACGTCGCGAAGAACGTGGTCGCGGCCAAGCTCGCGGCGCGCTGCGAGGTGCAGATCGCCTACGCGATCGGCGTCGCGCAGCCGGTGGGCGTCAACGTGAACACCTTCGGCACGGGTCGTGTCGCCGACGAGGTGCTCGAGAAGTACATCCTCGAGAGCTTCGACATGCGGCCGAAGGCGATCATCGAGCAGCTCGACCTGCTCAAGCCGATCTACCGCAAGACGGCGGCGTACGGTCATTTCGGCCGGGACGACTTCTCGTGGGAGAAGACGGACCGCGCCGCCAAGATGGCCGACGACCTGCTCCGCCCGACGGTCTCGGCCGCGGCCGGAACGAACGGCTCCTCGCACACGAACGGCACCGGCAAGAAGGACCAGAAGAAGCGCAAGAAGGCTTCTGCGGCCTCGCCCGAAGCCTGA
- a CDS encoding zinc ribbon domain-containing protein — translation MTSKPEDGRCVACGVDVPAGAPVCPRCGTSQRMEVCPHCGATAGATRDAELRFRCDVCGGPRVPLDRKKLRRSGKEVSALKRAELARKGRAKNRAAAVFTGVALAGTIGLLALYGLLGVIGVVNPGLGFVLVSLFTAGPLAALGAWFVARSRARGKEIEPALDEAWISVAADVASQIEGPVTARKLAEAMPIAEPQAEELLALLEAHEIVRNDGSLSRLRIGASPDKPDLAAMEAEAEAEAEAEARAPGVTREKL, via the coding sequence GTGACGTCCAAACCGGAAGACGGCCGCTGCGTCGCTTGCGGCGTCGACGTCCCTGCCGGGGCGCCCGTTTGTCCTCGCTGCGGGACCTCGCAACGCATGGAGGTTTGTCCCCACTGCGGCGCCACGGCGGGGGCCACGCGGGACGCGGAGCTCCGGTTCCGCTGCGACGTGTGCGGCGGCCCGCGCGTGCCGCTCGACAGGAAGAAGCTGCGGCGGAGCGGCAAGGAGGTCTCGGCGCTGAAGCGGGCCGAGCTCGCGCGCAAGGGCCGCGCGAAGAACCGCGCGGCCGCGGTGTTCACGGGTGTCGCGCTCGCCGGCACGATCGGCCTGCTCGCGCTGTACGGGCTGCTCGGCGTCATCGGCGTGGTGAACCCGGGCCTCGGGTTTGTCCTCGTCAGTTTGTTCACGGCCGGCCCGCTCGCCGCGCTGGGCGCGTGGTTCGTCGCGCGCTCGCGGGCGCGGGGCAAGGAGATCGAGCCTGCGCTCGACGAGGCGTGGATCTCGGTCGCGGCGGACGTGGCTTCGCAGATCGAGGGGCCGGTCACGGCGCGCAAGCTCGCCGAGGCGATGCCGATCGCGGAGCCGCAGGCCGAGGAGCTGCTCGCGCTGCTCGAGGCGCACGAGATCGTCCGCAACGACGGGAGCCTCTCCCGCCTGCGGATCGGCGCCTCCCCGGACAAACCCGACCTCGCGGCGATGGAGGCCGAAGCCGAAGCCGAAGCCGAGGCCGAGGCGCGCGCGCCCGGCGTCACGCGCGAGAAGCTCTGA
- the dctP gene encoding TRAP transporter substrate-binding protein DctP → MMLRRAMVKLLGALTVLAGIGASQDASAADVIKIGTLAPKSSPWGQVFSVWEKAVKEKSGGRLELQFFYNGQQGDEGAMVGKMKAGQLDGAAVTAVGLGKVYKPILALQMPGLFSSWAKLDAAREAMRPEFEKGAADAGFRILGWGDVGRAHLMSKGFAIRSPGDFAGKKPYVWRDDAAMPVFFQVVGGVTPVPLNIPEVLPNLNTGAINVLVAPALAAEQLQWASKLDHIVADTSGFAIGALVVNSKKIDALPGDLKAILQDTGKVAANALTQRIRKEDDAAFGRLKGKMTVVELTADEKAKWQGLFKQVRGRLTQGTFAPGLVAKLEGLGG, encoded by the coding sequence ATGATGCTGCGAAGAGCGATGGTGAAACTGCTCGGCGCCCTGACGGTCCTCGCGGGGATCGGCGCGTCGCAGGATGCGAGTGCGGCGGACGTGATCAAGATCGGCACGCTCGCGCCGAAGTCGAGCCCCTGGGGGCAGGTGTTCAGTGTCTGGGAGAAGGCCGTCAAGGAGAAGAGCGGCGGCCGGCTCGAGCTGCAGTTCTTCTACAACGGCCAGCAGGGCGACGAAGGCGCGATGGTCGGCAAGATGAAGGCCGGCCAGCTCGACGGCGCCGCGGTCACGGCGGTTGGTCTCGGCAAGGTGTACAAGCCGATCCTCGCGTTGCAGATGCCGGGCCTCTTCTCCTCGTGGGCGAAGCTCGACGCCGCGCGCGAGGCCATGCGGCCCGAGTTCGAGAAGGGCGCGGCGGACGCTGGTTTCCGCATCCTCGGCTGGGGCGACGTCGGCCGTGCGCACCTCATGTCGAAGGGCTTCGCCATCCGCTCGCCGGGCGATTTCGCGGGCAAGAAGCCGTACGTGTGGCGCGACGACGCGGCGATGCCGGTGTTTTTCCAGGTCGTCGGCGGCGTCACGCCCGTCCCGCTCAACATCCCCGAGGTCCTCCCCAACCTCAACACGGGCGCGATCAACGTCCTCGTCGCGCCGGCGCTCGCGGCCGAGCAGCTCCAGTGGGCGTCGAAGCTCGATCACATCGTCGCAGACACCTCCGGCTTCGCGATCGGCGCGCTCGTCGTGAACAGCAAGAAGATCGACGCGCTGCCGGGCGACCTCAAGGCCATCCTCCAGGACACCGGCAAGGTCGCCGCCAATGCGCTCACGCAACGCATCCGCAAGGAGGACGACGCCGCGTTCGGCCGCCTGAAGGGCAAGATGACGGTCGTCGAGCTCACGGCCGACGAGAAGGCCAAGTGGCAAGGGCTCTTCAAGCAGGTGCGTGGTCGCCTCACGCAGGGCACCTTCGCTCCTGGCCTCGTCGCCAAGCTCGAGGGGCTGGGCGGCTGA
- a CDS encoding CPBP family intramembrane glutamic endopeptidase, whose amino-acid sequence MRGRWTRTGRSAAAWSVAAGYALLAVLATALALALRDGTPWVHPDPWLALTPTVGTLTSALFGIALAMILVVTTRFAVGRFAWARRLHGELRPVAKDLSVGQIFILAGLSSLGEEILFRGLLTPVIGVIGSGVLFGLLHQIRGPSRWVWTAWATAVGLLLGAIFAATGSLVGPLLAHAIVNAVNLGYLRDHDPGNDPEQNLA is encoded by the coding sequence ATGCGGGGACGGTGGACCCGGACGGGCCGGAGCGCTGCAGCGTGGAGCGTGGCCGCCGGTTATGCGCTCCTCGCGGTGCTCGCGACCGCGCTCGCCCTGGCGCTCCGGGACGGCACGCCGTGGGTCCACCCGGATCCGTGGCTCGCCCTGACGCCCACGGTCGGAACGCTCACGAGCGCTCTCTTCGGCATCGCGCTCGCCATGATCCTCGTGGTCACGACGCGCTTCGCGGTGGGACGGTTCGCCTGGGCGCGTCGCCTGCACGGCGAGCTTCGTCCGGTCGCGAAGGATCTTTCCGTCGGGCAGATCTTCATCCTCGCGGGCCTGTCGAGCCTCGGCGAGGAGATCCTCTTTCGTGGGCTGCTCACGCCGGTGATCGGCGTCATCGGGTCGGGCGTGCTCTTCGGTCTGCTGCATCAGATCCGCGGGCCGAGCCGCTGGGTCTGGACGGCGTGGGCGACGGCGGTGGGCCTGCTTCTCGGCGCGATCTTCGCGGCCACGGGCTCGCTCGTCGGCCCGCTGCTCGCGCATGCGATCGTGAACGCGGTGAACCTCGGTTACTTGCGCGATCACGACCCGGGCAACGATCCCGAGCAGAACCTCGCCTGA
- a CDS encoding YbjN domain-containing protein, with translation MTLDEIRAVLEAQGWPVERLSEATIRSRFRSKDRIFPLFVHLEPLFVTFAVIPFARLPEDPDSAEALMSRLLKLNREINLAKYSVDDDGDIILSVEYRIEHLDPSEIRDAVDVLSFYADKHHEDVNKLAGA, from the coding sequence ATGACCCTGGACGAGATCCGCGCCGTCCTCGAGGCGCAAGGATGGCCGGTCGAGCGGCTCTCCGAGGCCACGATCCGCAGCCGCTTCCGCAGCAAGGACCGTATTTTTCCGCTGTTCGTACACCTCGAACCGCTCTTCGTGACGTTCGCCGTGATCCCCTTCGCGCGTTTGCCCGAGGACCCGGACTCCGCCGAGGCGCTCATGTCGCGCCTGCTCAAGCTGAACCGGGAGATCAACCTCGCGAAGTACTCGGTCGACGACGACGGCGACATCATCCTGAGCGTCGAGTACAGGATCGAGCACCTCGACCCGAGCGAGATCCGGGACGCCGTGGACGTGCTCTCGTTCTACGCCGACAAACACCACGAGGACGTGAACAAACTCGCCGGCGCGTGA
- a CDS encoding phosphatase PAP2 family protein: MRASEQHIEGAPAQVSATQSGWLKVLFGTFTAQDTILLVYLTVVRLLLAQREATADQVSCARTTELCIGVILFAALIGRVIPGIPPIVRKIVYRVSLVGVLLQNYLVLRWLLPVVRPDSVDGTLLRIDELIFGREPALVLEALNVRPVVEWFSFFYFSYFFICLGYMVVSVWLAKPSRKTTAFAIGTLFVYCVGQIGYMAVPGYGPHQYLAAQFKGPIDGGFFWGCVWDTVQAGSAMKDIFPSLHTAAPTWFTLHALHNAKTDRRWLWPGIVTGFFAANIIFSTVFLRWHYAVDVFAGLALAFTAGIVAPWIAKWEEERRLSRGLRGAWVFD; the protein is encoded by the coding sequence ATGCGTGCCTCTGAGCAGCACATCGAGGGAGCCCCCGCGCAAGTCAGCGCCACGCAGAGCGGGTGGCTCAAGGTCTTGTTCGGTACCTTCACCGCGCAAGACACCATCCTGCTCGTGTACCTCACGGTCGTGCGGCTCTTGCTCGCGCAGCGAGAGGCGACGGCCGATCAGGTCTCGTGCGCCCGGACGACGGAGCTCTGCATCGGGGTGATCCTGTTCGCCGCGCTGATCGGGCGCGTGATCCCGGGCATCCCGCCCATCGTCCGGAAGATCGTCTACCGCGTGAGCCTCGTCGGCGTGCTGCTGCAGAACTACCTCGTGCTGCGCTGGCTCTTGCCCGTCGTGCGGCCGGACTCGGTGGATGGGACGCTGCTGCGCATCGACGAGCTCATCTTCGGACGAGAGCCTGCGCTCGTGCTCGAGGCGCTCAACGTGCGCCCCGTGGTCGAGTGGTTCTCGTTCTTCTACTTCAGCTACTTCTTCATCTGCCTCGGCTACATGGTCGTGAGCGTGTGGCTGGCGAAGCCGAGCCGGAAGACGACCGCGTTCGCGATCGGGACGTTGTTCGTCTACTGCGTGGGGCAGATCGGCTACATGGCCGTGCCCGGCTACGGCCCGCACCAGTACCTCGCCGCGCAGTTCAAGGGCCCGATCGACGGCGGGTTCTTCTGGGGCTGCGTCTGGGACACGGTGCAGGCCGGCAGCGCGATGAAGGACATCTTCCCCTCGCTGCACACAGCCGCGCCGACGTGGTTCACGCTGCACGCGCTGCACAACGCGAAGACGGACCGCCGCTGGCTCTGGCCCGGGATCGTGACGGGCTTCTTCGCGGCGAACATCATCTTCTCGACGGTGTTCTTGCGCTGGCACTACGCGGTCGACGTCTTCGCGGGCCTCGCGCTGGCCTTCACGGCAGGCATCGTCGCGCCCTGGATCGCCAAGTGGGAAGAGGAGCGGCGCCTGTCACGAGGCCTGCGCGGCGCCTGGGTCTTCGACTGA
- a CDS encoding 2Fe-2S iron-sulfur cluster-binding protein, producing MIRVEFLANELGPAAGASAEPGDALVDVSDACRAPVSFSCRSASCGTCLVEVLEGASLLAPPSPDEAEVLDIFGAPAAQRLACSARLVARGEGLVRLRWAGSDE from the coding sequence GTGATCCGCGTCGAGTTCCTCGCGAACGAGCTCGGCCCTGCAGCGGGCGCGAGCGCCGAGCCTGGCGACGCGCTCGTCGACGTCTCCGATGCGTGCCGCGCGCCCGTCTCCTTTTCCTGCCGCTCCGCGAGCTGCGGCACGTGCCTCGTCGAGGTCCTCGAAGGCGCCTCGTTGCTCGCGCCGCCTTCGCCGGACGAGGCCGAGGTGCTCGACATCTTCGGCGCGCCGGCTGCGCAGCGGCTCGCTTGCTCGGCGCGCCTCGTGGCTCGTGGGGAAGGTCTCGTGCGGCTTCGGTGGGCGGGGTCTGACGAATGA
- a CDS encoding response regulator → MPRGLVLVIEDDEWVSSLLSGAIRDAGYDVIVCSTAQAGLDTACDREPDCIICDIDLPDNDGYWVARNVRTQPSRVSVTPFLFLSALDDQEARLEGFHVGADAYMTKPFRVDEVVAQVGALVQMAWRLRKRRDSLVSVPPSSTTETTAIQGDLSQMSIATVLTVLELERRTGVVEVVSKKRKVQLDVASGFIVSGTIGGTSTDAITILRSILGWKVGRFSFVPQPDRPPSGNAQPIGHLLLEAVRLEDESVHNGEQPRSSKAAPSTRLSAPSMGGPPSRHTDLGPPSSKAFAEAPKPHAPRAAAAAQAQAHAHDDQEAADRKAYYDWADFGMDEPVAAPPSGGRAEAVPGSQELVPESLYGDEAQLVEEPGELTELSAESLDEVDETPASEYQLDEEDLEGAPAYRPNSGGAPRRPGMGLTTTNAGAVRPGAGYGAGPVRPGAMAPRLPGGPPPRLTPPARPAVSAGLPGPPPGRPAPTRTAGGLPGPPPRAPGGATRLPGPPPRQQITPSRTSGEYPAYTRPSAPGPAPRAPGQAPGAHSKSTPPPLPHPGTGTGPVPRSPTPPPRLPTQTRPDLSDSGVRPAPPPLPPRHPQTGPSNDKKR, encoded by the coding sequence ATGCCCCGAGGGCTCGTGCTCGTGATCGAAGACGACGAGTGGGTCAGCAGCCTGCTCTCGGGCGCGATCCGTGACGCAGGCTACGACGTCATCGTCTGCAGCACCGCGCAAGCAGGCCTCGATACGGCCTGCGATCGCGAGCCGGACTGCATCATCTGCGACATCGATCTGCCGGACAACGACGGCTACTGGGTCGCGCGGAACGTCCGCACGCAGCCCTCGCGCGTGTCGGTGACGCCCTTCCTCTTCCTCTCCGCCCTCGACGATCAAGAGGCGCGGCTCGAAGGGTTTCACGTCGGCGCCGATGCGTACATGACGAAGCCCTTCCGCGTCGACGAGGTCGTCGCGCAGGTCGGCGCGCTCGTGCAGATGGCGTGGCGCTTGCGCAAGCGGCGCGACTCGCTCGTCTCCGTCCCGCCCTCGTCCACGACCGAGACGACGGCGATCCAGGGCGACCTCAGTCAGATGTCGATCGCCACCGTGCTCACGGTGCTCGAGCTCGAGCGACGCACGGGCGTGGTCGAGGTCGTCAGCAAAAAACGCAAGGTGCAGCTCGACGTCGCCTCCGGGTTCATCGTGTCCGGGACCATCGGCGGCACGAGCACCGACGCGATCACGATCCTGCGCTCGATCCTCGGCTGGAAGGTCGGTCGGTTCTCGTTCGTCCCGCAGCCCGATCGCCCGCCGTCCGGAAATGCGCAGCCGATCGGTCACCTCTTGCTCGAGGCCGTGCGCCTCGAAGACGAGAGCGTGCACAACGGCGAGCAGCCGCGTTCGAGCAAGGCCGCGCCCTCCACGCGCCTCTCCGCGCCCTCGATGGGCGGGCCTCCGTCGCGGCACACCGACCTCGGTCCTCCTTCGTCGAAGGCGTTCGCCGAAGCGCCGAAGCCCCACGCGCCCCGCGCCGCCGCCGCCGCGCAAGCGCAGGCGCACGCGCACGACGATCAAGAAGCCGCGGATCGGAAGGCCTACTACGACTGGGCCGACTTCGGCATGGACGAGCCGGTCGCCGCGCCGCCGAGCGGCGGCCGCGCGGAAGCCGTGCCGGGCTCGCAGGAGCTCGTCCCCGAGTCGCTGTACGGCGACGAAGCGCAGCTCGTCGAGGAGCCGGGAGAGCTCACCGAGCTCTCCGCCGAATCGCTCGACGAGGTCGACGAGACCCCCGCGTCCGAATACCAGCTCGACGAGGAGGATCTCGAAGGCGCGCCGGCCTATCGCCCGAACTCGGGCGGAGCGCCGCGGCGCCCCGGCATGGGGTTGACCACGACGAACGCGGGCGCAGTACGACCCGGCGCGGGGTACGGCGCGGGGCCGGTTCGTCCGGGCGCGATGGCGCCGCGCTTGCCGGGTGGCCCTCCGCCGCGCCTCACGCCGCCCGCGAGGCCCGCGGTCTCTGCAGGTCTGCCAGGTCCGCCGCCGGGCCGGCCCGCGCCCACGCGGACCGCGGGGGGTTTGCCCGGACCACCCCCCCGCGCGCCCGGAGGCGCGACGCGCCTGCCGGGGCCGCCGCCGCGACAGCAGATCACGCCTTCCCGCACGAGCGGCGAGTATCCGGCGTACACGCGTCCGTCCGCCCCTGGTCCCGCGCCGCGCGCCCCGGGGCAGGCTCCGGGCGCCCATTCGAAGAGCACGCCTCCGCCGCTGCCGCATCCGGGCACGGGCACGGGCCCGGTGCCGCGTTCGCCCACGCCGCCGCCGCGTCTCCCCACGCAGACGCGTCCCGATCTCAGCGACAGCGGCGTGCGTCCCGCGCCTCCGCCGCTCCCGCCGCGTCACCCGCAGACGGGGCCGAGCAACGACAAGAAGCGCTGA